One window of Oreochromis niloticus isolate F11D_XX linkage group LG23, O_niloticus_UMD_NMBU, whole genome shotgun sequence genomic DNA carries:
- the cep19 gene encoding centrosomal protein of 19 kDa isoform X2, whose protein sequence is MSHVTSLFCSCRLPRSSWAGLQPSYYLMPSLPDYSMAAERLKNNPRHRDYLEGVSQSQLEKLHIILRDHMQGFSLEHSLSSFCLDPDEDLNKLDDEELARKKGQMDELFEKNRRHKDDPDFVYNLEVDFTKTTLEKCSWDEESDDGF, encoded by the exons ATGTCACATGTTACAAG CTTATTTTGTTCTTGTAGATTGCCACGAAGTAGCTGGGCAGGACTACAACCATCCTATTACCTCATGCCGTCTCTTCCAGACTACAGCATGGCTGCTGAAAGGCTGAAGAACAACCCTCGACACAGGGACTACCTGGAGGGTGTCTCTCAGAGCCAGCTTGAGAAGCTTCACATTATCCTACGCGATCACATGCAGGGCTTCAGTCTGGAGCACAGCCTCTCCTCGTTCTGTCTGGACCCTGACGAAGACCTGAACAAACTGGACGATGAGGAGCTGGCACGCAAGAAAGGCCAAATGGACGAACTGTTTGAGAAAAACCGGAGGCACAAAGATGATCCTGACTTTGTTTACAACTTGGAAGTTGATTTCACTAAGACCACCTTAGAAAAGTGCAGCTGGGATGAAGAATCAGATGATGGATTTTAA
- the pigx gene encoding phosphatidylinositol-glycan biosynthesis class X protein, whose product MYFKLFCVVSALSLFSKCHCLGEKDEIQNHCDLLRQWLAPSSVTVELNKKGFHREVTTTVEFRSKELCGVKVLLIHRWPRDVYVDPYQLASLSDQNKWKILLDSPIDLEVPAHEASGFVTYVYPFSTGPTSKLFKVTIPIHGRYHKPSFDGKMFKSVDIEAPELLLRTEKCAQLSSLEPHTVVDAPCTASNSSTCSWVKVKPQQDLNPVSFQLPVGDGSLVAHVCGGTLLVTMICCVALSKYMWKHQII is encoded by the exons atgtattttaaactGTTCTGTGTTGTTTCTGCGTTGAGCTTATTCTCGAAATGTCACTGTTTGGGTGAAAAGG ATGAGATTCAGAATCACTGTGATCTTCTGAGGCAGTGGCTTGCGCCCTCATCAGTGACAGTGGAGCTCAACAAAAAGGGTTTCCACAG GGAGGTGACAACTACAGTTGAGTTCAGATCCAAAGAGCTCTGTGGTGTCAAAGTTTTGCTGATTCATAGATGGCCCAGAGATGTCTATGTTGATCCATATCAACTTGCATCCCTTAGCGATCAAAACAAGTGGAAG ATATTACTAGATTCACCCATTGACCTTGAGGTTCCTGCTCACGAAGCTTCAGGATTTGTCACCTATGTGTATCCTTTCTCCACTGGACCAACTTCCAAGTTATTCAAAGTAACAATTCCAATACATGGTCGCTACCACAAGCCCTCATTTGatggaaaaatgtttaaatctgTTGACATAGAAGctccagagctgctgctgcgGACAGAAAAAT GTGCACAGCTTAGCAGCTTAGAGCCTCACACAGTTGTGGATGCACCATGCACTGCCAGCAATTCAAGCACTTGTTCTTGGGTTAAAGTCAAGCCTCAGCAG GATCTCAATCCAGTGAGTTTCCAGCTCCCAGTGGGTGATGGGTCTTTGGTGGCACACGTATGCGGAGGGACTCTTCTTGTCACAATGATCTGCTGTGTGGCACTGTCCAAATACATGTGGAAACATCAAATAATTTAA
- the cep19 gene encoding centrosomal protein of 19 kDa isoform X1: MRFAAKRCGVQFSPPSIVLIYEHTETKKVRKRIIPVRNFSKYSDYSMAAERLKNNPRHRDYLEGVSQSQLEKLHIILRDHMQGFSLEHSLSSFCLDPDEDLNKLDDEELARKKGQMDELFEKNRRHKDDPDFVYNLEVDFTKTTLEKCSWDEESDDGF; encoded by the exons ATGCGTTTTGCGGCAAAGCGCTGCGGGGTGCAGTTCAGCCCTCCATCCATAGTTTTAATTTATGAGCACACGGAAACCAAAAAGGTGCGAAAAAGAATAATACCTGTGCGAAATTTCTCCAAATACTCCG ACTACAGCATGGCTGCTGAAAGGCTGAAGAACAACCCTCGACACAGGGACTACCTGGAGGGTGTCTCTCAGAGCCAGCTTGAGAAGCTTCACATTATCCTACGCGATCACATGCAGGGCTTCAGTCTGGAGCACAGCCTCTCCTCGTTCTGTCTGGACCCTGACGAAGACCTGAACAAACTGGACGATGAGGAGCTGGCACGCAAGAAAGGCCAAATGGACGAACTGTTTGAGAAAAACCGGAGGCACAAAGATGATCCTGACTTTGTTTACAACTTGGAAGTTGATTTCACTAAGACCACCTTAGAAAAGTGCAGCTGGGATGAAGAATCAGATGATGGATTTTAA